In Paenibacillus sp. G2S3, a single window of DNA contains:
- a CDS encoding nitroreductase family protein — protein sequence MSAFTDLIESRRSAMNFVEGVKIPQNELEEMFSYARLAPSAYNLQHTNYKVVSDENLKEEIRKAAYGQYKIHSASAVIVVLGDKNAYLKAPEIFGGLKTLGAMSQEDYDAEIETINNAYRGNDAFQRDEAIRNASLSAMHFMLIAKDKGWDTCPMIGFDPEAIQSTLNLPDHMVPVMLITIGKDKKHKIRPRGYRKPVNEFVEFI from the coding sequence ATGAGCGCTTTTACAGATTTGATTGAATCCCGCAGGTCTGCTATGAATTTTGTTGAAGGGGTAAAGATCCCTCAGAATGAACTAGAGGAAATGTTCTCGTACGCCAGATTGGCACCATCGGCTTATAATCTTCAACATACCAATTATAAAGTGGTTTCTGATGAGAATTTAAAAGAAGAGATTCGTAAAGCGGCATACGGTCAATATAAAATCCACTCTGCCTCAGCGGTAATTGTAGTACTCGGTGATAAGAATGCTTATCTGAAAGCTCCAGAAATCTTCGGAGGACTTAAAACTTTAGGGGCTATGAGTCAAGAGGATTATGATGCTGAGATAGAAACGATTAACAATGCATACAGAGGAAATGATGCTTTCCAAAGAGATGAGGCTATACGGAATGCCTCCCTGTCTGCCATGCACTTCATGCTGATTGCCAAAGATAAAGGCTGGGATACCTGCCCGATGATCGGCTTTGATCCGGAAGCCATTCAATCCACTTTAAATTTACCCGATCATATGGTACCTGTTATGCTGATCACAATCGGCAAAGACAAGAAACATAAGATCAGACCACGTGGCTATCGTAAGCCGGTCAATGAATTCGTAGAATTTATCTGA
- a CDS encoding DUF2785 domain-containing protein, which translates to MLNDTREQLIIDLKRIEENDYELRSGEQLGDYVKLMLEYIGDPLPELRDDLIYSTFYKWIKEKQWFRDAELRELLLILLDEEHLFYHIGSKEDQAVFTRTFSVLVVALILQRHREQAFLDSAEFTNVKEALIRYYEEEQDLRGFMPEEGWAHAAAHGADALDELVLCSESDAPIREEVLAVIQRMLYNEQYIFSDEEDERIATIVATIVDHHLLPQQSIVDWIGNLEQCGGWPRSRGQYVARANTKNFVRSLYFRLLPMNNNPDMVEALVKAEMILNKFTP; encoded by the coding sequence ATGTTGAACGATACTAGAGAGCAGTTGATAATAGACCTGAAAAGAATTGAAGAGAATGATTACGAGCTTAGAAGTGGGGAGCAGCTAGGGGATTATGTGAAGCTGATGCTTGAGTACATAGGAGATCCACTGCCGGAGCTACGAGATGACTTGATCTATTCTACCTTCTACAAATGGATTAAAGAGAAACAATGGTTTAGAGATGCAGAGCTTCGAGAACTTCTCTTAATTCTCCTAGACGAGGAGCATTTGTTCTATCACATTGGCAGTAAAGAAGATCAGGCTGTGTTCACAAGAACATTTTCGGTGCTGGTCGTTGCGCTTATTCTTCAGCGGCATAGGGAACAGGCTTTTTTAGATAGCGCTGAGTTTACAAATGTGAAGGAAGCTCTGATTAGATATTATGAGGAAGAACAGGATTTACGGGGATTTATGCCAGAAGAAGGCTGGGCACACGCTGCAGCTCATGGAGCAGATGCTTTGGATGAACTGGTACTCTGCTCGGAGAGTGATGCGCCAATCCGGGAAGAGGTTCTGGCAGTCATCCAAAGGATGCTTTACAACGAGCAGTACATATTTAGCGACGAAGAAGATGAACGGATCGCTACGATTGTAGCTACAATCGTAGATCATCATTTACTTCCACAACAGTCTATTGTCGACTGGATCGGCAACTTAGAGCAATGTGGGGGGTGGCCGAGAAGCCGCGGCCAGTACGTTGCTCGTGCGAACACCAAAAATTTCGTTCGATCTCTGTATTTTAGATTGCTGCCCATGAATAACAATCCGGATATGGTCGAGGCTTTAGTGAAAGCGGAGATGATTTTAAATAAATTTACACCCTAA
- a CDS encoding DUF1641 domain-containing protein — protein MSETITQTTPEQESPKLAVTQEQMNVLEQLLKPEVQESLTVLVEQLPKLTELVGVLTKSYDFVQTVAADEVLKSDTVSAIKELAEPVVHSAKNMAATVIEAQDRANESNDVIGVFGLMKMMKDPQAQKLFRFVNAYLQVAGERSQQK, from the coding sequence ATGTCAGAAACAATCACTCAAACAACCCCTGAACAAGAATCACCAAAATTAGCTGTCACTCAAGAACAAATGAATGTTCTAGAGCAGCTATTGAAGCCTGAAGTTCAGGAATCGTTAACTGTCTTAGTGGAACAGTTGCCAAAATTAACAGAGCTTGTCGGCGTGCTCACAAAGTCCTATGACTTTGTTCAAACTGTCGCTGCGGATGAAGTCTTGAAAAGTGATACGGTAAGTGCAATTAAAGAACTTGCTGAACCTGTTGTGCATTCTGCGAAGAACATGGCAGCTACAGTGATTGAAGCACAGGACCGTGCGAATGAAAGTAACGATGTGATCGGTGTATTTGGTCTTATGAAGATGATGAAAGATCCTCAAGCACAGAAGCTTTTCCGTTTCGTAAATGCTTATCTTCAAGTTGCCGGCGAACGCAGTCAGCAGAAATAA
- a CDS encoding NAD(P)/FAD-dependent oxidoreductase has protein sequence MSKHIVILGAGYGGLLSALTVRKYLKKDEAKITVVNQYPTHQIITELHRLAAGSVAEGAVAMPLAKLFAGKDIDLKIAKVNSFSVENKQITLSDGVTLSYDALVVGLGSTTAYFGIPGLEQYSMVLKSAADANRIHRHIDERIREYAKSKNPADASILIGGGGLTGVELVGEIADVLPTLTKKYGVDPKEIKLMLVEAGPKILPVLPDALIERAVASLEKRGVQFLTGLPVTNVADNVIDLKDGQKIVANTFVWTGGVQGNPLIGESGLEVNRGRATVNEFLQSTSHKDVFVAGDSAVVFAEDGRPYPPTAQIAWQMGELIGYNLYAYLKDKSFESFSPINSGTLASLGRKDGVAIVGASSTPLKGLPATLMKEASNIRYLSHIKGLFSLAY, from the coding sequence ATGTCTAAACATATTGTCATTCTAGGAGCGGGTTATGGTGGTCTACTAAGCGCCTTAACTGTACGCAAGTACCTGAAGAAAGACGAAGCTAAAATTACAGTCGTTAATCAATATCCTACTCATCAAATTATTACAGAATTGCATCGTCTTGCAGCGGGTAGTGTTGCAGAAGGTGCTGTTGCTATGCCACTTGCTAAGCTTTTTGCAGGTAAAGATATCGACCTGAAAATTGCAAAGGTTAATTCTTTTTCTGTTGAGAACAAACAAATTACACTATCTGATGGTGTGACATTGTCCTACGATGCTTTGGTTGTGGGTCTTGGAAGCACTACGGCTTATTTTGGCATTCCAGGTCTTGAGCAATATAGCATGGTATTGAAATCGGCAGCAGATGCTAACAGAATTCATCGTCATATTGATGAGCGTATCCGTGAATATGCGAAGTCAAAAAATCCAGCGGATGCAAGCATCCTAATCGGCGGCGGTGGCTTAACAGGTGTTGAGCTTGTTGGTGAAATCGCTGATGTGTTGCCAACGCTCACTAAGAAATATGGCGTGGATCCTAAAGAAATTAAACTGATGCTGGTTGAAGCAGGTCCTAAGATTCTTCCAGTATTGCCAGATGCACTGATCGAACGCGCAGTGGCAAGCTTAGAAAAACGTGGTGTTCAATTCTTGACAGGTCTACCTGTTACGAATGTGGCAGATAATGTAATTGACTTGAAAGACGGTCAAAAAATTGTTGCTAACACCTTCGTATGGACGGGTGGCGTACAAGGAAATCCACTGATTGGTGAGTCCGGTCTTGAAGTGAACCGTGGTCGTGCAACGGTAAATGAATTCTTGCAATCCACATCACACAAAGATGTATTCGTTGCTGGCGACAGCGCAGTTGTCTTTGCCGAAGATGGTCGTCCATATCCACCAACTGCACAAATCGCTTGGCAAATGGGTGAATTGATCGGGTACAATCTTTATGCATACTTGAAGGATAAATCATTTGAATCCTTTAGTCCGATCAACTCAGGTACGCTTGCGAGCTTAGGCCGTAAAGACGGTGTAGCTATTGTTGGTGCTAGCTCAACTCCGCTAAAAGGATTACCTGCAACCTTGATGAAGGAAGCAAGTAATATTCGTTACTTGTCCCACATAAAAGGATTGTTTAGCTTAGCTTATTAA
- a CDS encoding SGNH/GDSL hydrolase family protein: protein MMLFRQNDVILFQGDSITDWGRNYEDASSLGVGYALMVAARLGHLYPEKNLTFYNRGISGNRAVDLQERWEKDCLNLKPTWVSIYIGINDTWRRFDSGQETTPEQFEAAYRDLIERTQHSLAANLVLIEPFVLPVPEDRRTWRQDLDPKIHIVRELAREYGALLVPLDGLFAAASVKAEPAYWAPDGVHPSPAGHALIAEAWLKTVGAIQA, encoded by the coding sequence ATGATGTTATTCCGACAAAACGATGTCATTCTGTTTCAAGGCGACAGCATTACGGATTGGGGTCGTAACTATGAAGATGCTTCATCGCTTGGTGTAGGTTATGCATTGATGGTCGCCGCTCGTCTGGGGCATTTATATCCTGAGAAGAATCTTACGTTCTATAATCGTGGCATTAGCGGCAACCGTGCAGTAGATTTGCAGGAACGCTGGGAGAAGGATTGCCTGAATCTGAAGCCGACTTGGGTGTCCATATATATTGGGATAAATGACACTTGGCGCCGCTTTGATTCTGGTCAGGAAACAACGCCTGAACAATTTGAAGCTGCGTATCGTGACCTGATCGAACGTACGCAGCATTCGCTGGCTGCTAATTTAGTCTTAATAGAGCCATTCGTGTTGCCTGTCCCAGAAGATCGTAGAACTTGGCGCCAGGATCTGGACCCTAAAATTCACATCGTTCGTGAACTGGCACGTGAATATGGTGCATTGCTTGTTCCACTGGATGGCCTGTTTGCTGCGGCATCCGTGAAAGCAGAACCTGCTTATTGGGCTCCGGATGGAGTACATCCATCACCTGCGGGCCATGCACTTATTGCAGAGGCTTGGCTTAAGACGGTAGGGGCAATTCAAGCTTAA
- the map gene encoding type I methionyl aminopeptidase, which yields MTSDTIQDLEGLKAIGKVVGHTIAEMKKKVTPGMTTAELDSIGAEILAQFGASSAPMKAYNFPGSTCISVNEEVAHGIPGPRVINPGDLINIDVSAELNGYYGDAGVSFQLPPYNDDILRLCQSAEETMMSVINHLRAGMKVNEIGRMMELEARKRGYRVVRNLCSHGIGKSLHEKPFEILPFYNPRVTTVLKEGQVITVEPFLSTGADYVEQQSDGWTLSVVDNGRVAQFEHTIIVTKGEPIILTKP from the coding sequence ATGACGAGTGATACCATACAAGATTTAGAAGGGCTAAAAGCCATAGGGAAAGTGGTAGGACATACCATCGCTGAGATGAAAAAGAAAGTAACTCCTGGTATGACAACAGCGGAGCTTGATAGCATTGGAGCTGAAATCCTAGCGCAATTTGGAGCATCTTCAGCCCCTATGAAAGCGTATAATTTTCCAGGCAGCACCTGCATTAGTGTGAATGAAGAGGTTGCTCATGGGATTCCTGGTCCTAGAGTGATTAATCCTGGTGATTTGATCAATATTGATGTATCTGCTGAGCTGAATGGTTATTATGGGGACGCAGGAGTTTCTTTTCAATTACCACCATATAATGATGACATTCTGCGTCTATGCCAGAGTGCAGAGGAAACTATGATGAGCGTGATCAATCATCTGAGAGCAGGGATGAAGGTCAATGAGATCGGCAGAATGATGGAGCTCGAAGCTCGGAAACGCGGCTATAGAGTGGTACGTAATCTGTGCAGCCACGGCATTGGGAAATCACTGCATGAGAAGCCGTTCGAAATCTTACCTTTTTATAATCCAAGAGTGACTACAGTGTTAAAAGAAGGACAGGTGATTACGGTTGAACCCTTCCTCTCTACTGGAGCGGATTACGTGGAGCAGCAGTCGGATGGATGGACACTGAGCGTTGTAGACAATGGCCGTGTAGCACAGTTTGAACATACGATCATCGTGACTAAAGGTGAACCTATTATCCTAACCAAGCCATAA
- a CDS encoding DJ-1/PfpI family protein, which yields MKIAFVLFNGITFLDFAGFYDVIYRLGQFEIGKELSWDICAASEEVTDELGFTVKVGKVLPELSEYDMVFVPGGMGTRKLRYDEGFVTWIAGAHNVPYKVSVCTGSLLLGAAGLLEGKKATTHPSAYELLKPYCEEVVETRIVHDGNVITGGGVSTSIDLGLYLISHLAGEAAMNSVKKQIDYPYQMQGIVQI from the coding sequence TTGAAAATTGCCTTTGTACTTTTTAACGGAATTACGTTCTTGGATTTTGCCGGGTTCTATGATGTTATTTATCGATTGGGGCAATTTGAAATAGGTAAAGAGTTGTCTTGGGATATTTGCGCAGCTTCGGAAGAAGTGACGGATGAGTTAGGATTCACAGTTAAAGTTGGAAAAGTGCTGCCTGAGCTTTCTGAGTATGACATGGTATTTGTACCTGGAGGAATGGGGACGCGTAAGCTTCGTTATGATGAAGGGTTTGTCACTTGGATTGCAGGTGCTCACAATGTTCCTTATAAGGTATCCGTATGCACAGGCTCACTGCTGCTTGGGGCTGCGGGGTTGTTAGAAGGTAAAAAAGCCACTACCCATCCATCTGCCTATGAATTACTAAAACCTTACTGTGAAGAAGTTGTGGAGACTCGTATCGTGCATGATGGTAATGTGATTACAGGTGGTGGAGTTTCTACTTCCATTGATCTGGGGTTATATCTGATTTCACACTTGGCTGGAGAAGCAGCAATGAATTCGGTGAAAAAGCAGATTGATTATCCATACCAGATGCAGGGGATTGTTCAAATCTAA
- a CDS encoding phosphotransferase, which translates to MNLESDMIIIAQGLAEVLQRGKVCHIEQGLMTEAERGWSGAEVRRLEITYDNGKKENVIFKEAALKERMTMKRLTDQGHRNTPASFSLDIATNEPKWMAIEDVGSVKYPPPGEDWSPRVAEALARIHARNMGSGSEMPWLPHADRQYWENYLVTQVSVDHFEDLMEQNSEFYREFGAYLPSLREKANAFARDMAALYDEKESLTLTHGDLQTIDGSHIHYHNGNPYIIDFGWCYYAPFYIDLASYFNLEDANHYYNELIANGISLKYDDFYERVRAAFRYSGLIYLCPSIRQWSLGPTELTGKRLLQMLKIVLTGEFPERRIDYSSRLFAKLLKEHKNGILHKL; encoded by the coding sequence ATGAATTTGGAATCTGATATGATCATAATCGCTCAAGGTTTAGCCGAAGTACTTCAACGCGGAAAGGTTTGTCATATAGAGCAAGGGTTAATGACAGAAGCTGAACGTGGCTGGTCGGGTGCAGAGGTGCGTCGTTTAGAGATAACCTACGACAATGGTAAAAAGGAAAATGTGATATTTAAAGAAGCGGCTCTAAAAGAACGCATGACGATGAAGAGGTTAACTGATCAGGGACATCGGAACACGCCCGCGTCTTTTTCACTGGATATAGCAACAAATGAGCCAAAATGGATGGCGATAGAAGATGTGGGAAGTGTTAAATATCCTCCGCCTGGGGAAGATTGGTCGCCAAGGGTTGCGGAGGCATTAGCGAGAATCCATGCTCGTAATATGGGTAGCGGTTCTGAGATGCCGTGGCTCCCCCATGCGGATCGTCAGTATTGGGAGAATTATTTAGTTACGCAAGTGTCTGTGGACCATTTTGAAGACCTTATGGAGCAAAACTCCGAATTCTACAGGGAATTTGGCGCGTATCTGCCATCATTACGTGAAAAAGCTAATGCTTTTGCGCGTGATATGGCGGCTTTGTACGATGAGAAGGAAAGTCTGACGCTCACGCATGGAGATTTGCAGACGATAGATGGTTCCCACATCCATTATCATAATGGAAACCCCTATATTATTGATTTCGGGTGGTGTTATTACGCCCCTTTTTATATTGACCTCGCTAGTTATTTTAACCTTGAGGATGCTAACCACTATTACAATGAATTAATAGCAAACGGCATATCCCTTAAGTATGATGATTTTTATGAAAGGGTGAGAGCGGCCTTTCGTTACTCTGGTTTGATATATCTATGTCCGAGTATTAGACAATGGTCTCTTGGGCCTACTGAACTAACAGGTAAACGTCTGCTTCAGATGCTGAAGATTGTGCTTACAGGTGAATTTCCTGAACGTAGAATTGATTACTCAAGTAGGCTTTTCGCAAAGCTGCTCAAGGAGCATAAGAACGGTATACTACATAAGCTTTAG
- a CDS encoding DUF1963 domain-containing protein: protein MSERLPCQTADCKASILPATSLKTGGICMPCHQRKIALEKQAFIEQNRTDVDLYAGVNDPVEILKIMHKPRKYNPLEHEILFHKTAQELYHKLTESEQERLETFAIELLEEDDFDQAEIILLSLACFSNARIERGLEAFFRKGKYYPGILYKDAGQDIRDKLIHQLEFDSANRNHVLLALAWIGDEEAVRLFETWRQHPPRWASELNVSPESYAHEAGWELDNDGGKRLLFYPESYHFKVCGEGKEGIDRAPSAVAALQAGEQSCPWCGSKLTVLFDYNLQNPLVQFMKLPGQRLRIAACMHCNCYGTVFMNADLDGRYSWSEYNSFPDFLPENEHMEQFSWQVMQLSERQMGAYDNAYWMLEAPASKIGGHPTWIQNAEYPECPCCSVTMKFIAQMDMEQAEDSEGIYYAFLCEACLKVAVNYQQT, encoded by the coding sequence ATGAGCGAGCGACTGCCCTGCCAAACCGCAGATTGTAAGGCGAGTATTCTTCCTGCAACTTCTTTAAAAACAGGTGGGATTTGCATGCCATGTCATCAGAGGAAGATTGCTCTGGAGAAACAGGCGTTTATTGAACAGAATCGAACAGATGTTGATTTGTATGCAGGCGTGAATGATCCGGTTGAAATTCTTAAAATCATGCATAAACCGCGGAAGTACAATCCGCTTGAACACGAAATCCTCTTCCACAAAACCGCGCAAGAATTGTATCATAAGCTGACTGAAAGCGAACAGGAGCGATTGGAGACTTTCGCGATTGAATTGCTGGAAGAAGATGATTTTGACCAGGCTGAAATCATTCTGCTGTCGCTTGCATGTTTTTCAAATGCACGTATTGAGCGGGGGCTGGAGGCCTTTTTTCGCAAAGGGAAGTATTATCCTGGCATTCTCTATAAGGATGCAGGTCAGGATATACGCGATAAGCTCATTCATCAATTGGAGTTCGATTCGGCTAACCGTAATCACGTGCTGCTTGCTCTCGCCTGGATTGGTGATGAAGAGGCTGTTCGGCTATTCGAGACATGGCGGCAGCATCCGCCTAGATGGGCATCGGAGTTAAATGTGTCTCCGGAAAGCTATGCCCACGAGGCAGGGTGGGAGTTAGATAACGATGGCGGAAAAAGACTGCTTTTTTACCCCGAGAGTTATCATTTTAAAGTATGCGGTGAAGGAAAAGAAGGGATAGATCGAGCTCCTTCGGCGGTAGCGGCATTGCAAGCAGGTGAACAGTCATGCCCTTGGTGTGGCAGTAAATTGACAGTACTATTTGATTACAACCTGCAGAACCCGTTGGTTCAATTTATGAAGCTGCCTGGTCAGCGGCTAAGGATTGCAGCTTGTATGCACTGTAATTGTTATGGCACCGTGTTTATGAATGCAGATTTGGATGGCAGGTATTCGTGGAGTGAATATAATAGTTTTCCTGATTTTTTGCCTGAAAATGAACATATGGAGCAATTCTCATGGCAAGTGATGCAGCTATCGGAACGGCAGATGGGAGCCTATGATAATGCATATTGGATGCTTGAAGCGCCTGCCTCGAAGATTGGTGGACATCCGACCTGGATTCAGAATGCGGAATATCCTGAGTGCCCTTGCTGTTCGGTGACGATGAAGTTTATTGCGCAAATGGACATGGAACAGGCCGAGGACAGCGAGGGGATTTATTATGCATTTCTGTGTGAGGCTTGTCTGAAGGTAGCTGTGAACTACCAGCAGACGTAA
- a CDS encoding MFS transporter translates to MKLSKEEKSWILYDCGNSAYSMAVTTALLPIVFGMFSNVNSSMDLGYFNSIASILVAILSPILGTMADYKDKKKRFFIFFSLIGVIATASLAFVAPASGQWQLLIVFYILSVIGFAGANIFYDSFLVDVTTDERMDKVSSKGFAFGYIASVIPFGISLLLILFMGMDKSIGYQIGFIITALWWGLLTMPMIKDVQQRYYIEPEPKPIINSFKRLGDTFKNVRQHKVVFVFLIAYFLYIDGVDTIIKMVVPYATSVLGADAFDTFTLLGILLVIQIIAFPCAILYGNLAKKYSARTMIIVGIFTYIISCIAAYFITSVWHIFILGALIGSAQGGIQALSRSYYAKIIPKEKSNEFFGFYNIFGKFAAIVGPAVMSLTTTLTGNAKFSILAIIPLFIIGFFVFITLPKEKLEQDEPKGLIL, encoded by the coding sequence ATGAAACTAAGTAAAGAGGAAAAATCATGGATTTTATATGACTGTGGAAATTCGGCTTATTCGATGGCGGTTACAACGGCTTTACTGCCCATTGTTTTTGGGATGTTTTCGAACGTGAACAGCAGCATGGATTTGGGGTATTTTAATTCCATAGCGAGTATTCTGGTGGCTATCCTTAGCCCGATTTTAGGGACGATGGCAGATTACAAGGATAAGAAAAAACGTTTCTTCATATTTTTCTCATTAATCGGCGTGATAGCTACAGCTTCGCTGGCATTCGTTGCACCTGCAAGTGGGCAATGGCAGTTATTGATTGTATTTTATATTTTGTCAGTCATAGGTTTTGCAGGAGCCAATATTTTTTATGACTCTTTTCTGGTGGATGTAACCACGGATGAAAGGATGGATAAGGTATCCTCAAAAGGCTTTGCTTTTGGATATATCGCCAGCGTCATTCCATTCGGTATCAGCCTACTGCTGATTCTATTTATGGGGATGGATAAATCGATCGGTTATCAGATTGGATTTATAATCACTGCGCTTTGGTGGGGACTCCTGACCATGCCTATGATCAAGGATGTGCAGCAAAGATATTACATAGAACCTGAACCAAAACCGATCATTAATAGCTTTAAAAGACTGGGAGACACATTCAAGAATGTCAGACAGCATAAAGTGGTATTTGTTTTCTTAATCGCCTATTTTCTCTATATTGATGGGGTAGATACGATTATTAAAATGGTAGTGCCATATGCCACATCGGTTCTGGGTGCGGATGCTTTTGACACTTTTACTTTACTGGGGATCTTATTAGTTATCCAGATCATCGCATTTCCGTGTGCTATCCTGTACGGTAATCTTGCCAAAAAATACTCAGCTAGAACGATGATCATCGTGGGGATTTTTACATATATCATTTCCTGCATCGCGGCTTACTTTATTACTTCAGTATGGCATATATTTATTCTGGGAGCGCTAATTGGTTCTGCCCAGGGAGGGATTCAGGCACTCAGCAGATCTTACTACGCGAAGATTATTCCTAAGGAAAAATCCAATGAATTCTTTGGATTCTACAATATTTTTGGCAAATTTGCGGCGATTGTGGGTCCTGCTGTGATGTCTTTAACGACTACCTTAACAGGCAATGCGAAATTTAGTATTTTAGCGATTATCCCACTATTTATTATTGGATTCTTCGTATTTATAACTTTACCTAAAGAGAAGCTTGAACAAGATGAACCGAAGGGACTTATCCTATGA
- a CDS encoding ectonucleotide pyrophosphatase/phosphodiesterase, translating into MKSSKEQTAIAKHLIVISYDAFSEDQWEMARRLPNLSELIKSGAHSNQLKSVYPTLTYVVHTTIATGVYPDKHGIHHNNPFQPFVKEKEQSWFWFRNAIKVPTIYDAARKHNMSTAGILWPVSGKSSIQYNIPEIRAIKKENQALKVLKSGSPLYCIEMELKYGRLRKGIEQPYLDDFTTKCAIETIKRKKPNLLMMHLIDLDDAKHVYGTDSDEVKQVITRMDKRLGDIMQAVDEAGIKDDTIFLVLGDHGQFNVRYKVHLNNLLQEKGLIYEENGEMKWRAYFQCGGGAAYLHIKQGDEEAEQLALAAIRDEMKVDASGIEELYAREELDQLHVGQSTKYMLEAKRGYCFDESMDEPTIVDLDKQGVKYATHGYSPNKEDYRCNMVISGNKVKSDFNIGDLEMVDIAPTMAKILGIDFNQGDGRALDEIFLV; encoded by the coding sequence ATGAAGTCAAGCAAAGAACAAACGGCAATAGCGAAACATCTGATTGTCATCTCTTACGATGCCTTTTCAGAAGACCAATGGGAAATGGCTAGGCGTCTTCCTAACTTATCGGAATTGATTAAGAGCGGAGCGCATAGCAATCAATTAAAAAGTGTTTATCCCACGCTCACTTATGTGGTACACACTACGATAGCAACGGGCGTATATCCAGATAAGCATGGTATTCATCACAACAATCCATTTCAGCCGTTTGTGAAGGAAAAGGAGCAAAGCTGGTTCTGGTTCAGAAATGCGATAAAGGTGCCCACGATTTACGATGCTGCGCGCAAGCATAACATGAGTACGGCTGGAATCCTCTGGCCGGTATCAGGGAAATCCTCAATCCAATACAATATTCCTGAAATTAGAGCCATCAAAAAAGAAAATCAGGCACTGAAGGTGTTAAAAAGCGGGAGCCCCTTATATTGTATCGAGATGGAGCTGAAATACGGCCGGCTTCGAAAAGGGATTGAGCAGCCCTATCTGGATGACTTCACGACAAAGTGTGCGATAGAAACGATTAAGCGCAAAAAGCCTAATCTTCTCATGATGCATCTGATTGATCTGGATGACGCCAAGCATGTTTATGGGACTGACAGCGACGAGGTGAAGCAGGTAATCACGCGTATGGATAAACGGTTAGGCGATATTATGCAAGCAGTGGATGAAGCTGGAATAAAGGATGATACGATTTTTTTGGTATTGGGTGACCATGGTCAGTTCAATGTTAGATACAAAGTACATCTGAACAACCTTTTGCAGGAAAAAGGCTTAATCTATGAAGAGAACGGCGAAATGAAGTGGAGGGCTTACTTTCAGTGTGGGGGCGGAGCCGCTTATCTGCATATCAAACAAGGGGATGAAGAAGCTGAGCAATTAGCTTTAGCTGCGATTCGGGATGAGATGAAAGTAGATGCTTCTGGCATAGAGGAATTGTATGCTAGAGAGGAGCTAGATCAACTTCATGTAGGCCAATCCACCAAGTATATGCTTGAAGCTAAGAGAGGCTATTGTTTCGATGAGAGCATGGATGAACCAACGATTGTCGATTTGGACAAACAGGGTGTTAAATATGCAACTCATGGCTATTCTCCCAACAAAGAGGATTATAGATGCAACATGGTGATTTCAGGGAATAAGGTTAAAAGTGATTTCAATATAGGGGATCTGGAAATGGTAGATATAGCCCCTACGATGGCAAAGATTTTAGGGATTGATTTTAATCAAGGTGACGGAAGAGCTTTAGATGAAATTTTCTTGGTATAA